A window of the Emys orbicularis isolate rEmyOrb1 chromosome 1, rEmyOrb1.hap1, whole genome shotgun sequence genome harbors these coding sequences:
- the ENO2 gene encoding gamma-enolase: MSIEKIHAREILDSRGNPTVEVDLYTEKGMFRAAVPSGASTGIYEALELRDNDKFRFLGKGVLQAVDHINSTIAPALLGSGLSVVDQEKIDNLMLEMDGTENKSKFGANAILGVSLAVCKAGAAEKDVPLYRHIADLAGNSDLILPVPAFNVINGGSHAGNKLAMQEFMILPVGAENFRDAMRIGAEVYHNLKSVIKEKYGKDATNVGDEGGFAPNILENSEALELLKEAIDKASYTEKIVIGMDVAASEFYRDGKYDLDFKSPDDPSRYISADELGDLYQSFVRDYPVVSIEDPFDQDDWEAWSKFTANVGIQIVGDDLTVTNPKRIERAVEEKACNCLLLKVNQIGSVTEAIQACKLAQENGWGVMVSHRSGETEDTFIADLVVGLCTGQIKTGAPCRSERLAKYNQLMRIEEELGDEARFAGHNFRNPSVL; encoded by the exons ATGTCCATTGAAAAGATCCATGCCCGGGAGATCCTGGATTCCCGTGGGAATCCCACCGTTGAGGTGGATTTGTACACAGAAAAAG GCATGTTCCGTGCTGCAGTCCCTAGCGGTGCTTCCACTGGCATCTACGAAGCTCTGGAGCTGCGAGACAATGACAAGTTCAGATTCCTTGGAAAAG GGGTCCTGCAGGCCGTGGATCATATCAACAGCACTATCGCCCCAgctctcctgggctct GGCCTCTCTGTTGTGGATCAAGAGAAGATAGACAACCTCATGCTAGAGATGGATGGGacagaaaataaat CTAAATTTGGAGCCAATGCCATCCTGGGGgtctctctggctgtgtgcaaGGCAGGTGCTGCGGAGAAGGATGTGCCCCTGTATCGACACATCGCTGACCTGGCTGGGAACTCCGACCTCATCCTGCCCGTGCCC GCCTTCAATGTGATCAACGGAGGCTCCCACGCAGGAAACAAGCTGGCCATGCAGGAGTTCATGATCCTGCCCGTGGGGGCTGAAAACTTCCGGGATGCCATGCGCATTGGAGCCGAGGTCTACCACAACCTCAAGAGCGTCATCAAGGAAAAGTATGGGAAGGATGCCACCAATGTGGGTGATGAGGGCGGCTTTGCCCCCAACATCCTGGAGAACAGCGAAG ctctggaACTCCTCAAGGAAGCCATCGACAAAGCCAGCTACACTGAGAAGATTGTCATTGGCATGGATGTGGCAGCATCTGAGTTCTACCGCGATGGCAAATATGATTTGGACTTCAAATCCCCCGATGACCCCAGCCGCTACATCTCTGCCGACGAGCTGGGTGACCTCTACCAAAGCTTTGTTCGCGATTACCCAG TGGTCTCCATTGAGGATCCTTTTGATCAGGATGACTGGGAGGCCTGGTCCAAGTTCACAGCCAATGTGGGGATTCAGATTGTGGGGGATGACCTGACAGTGACCAACCCCAAGCGCATCGAGCGAGCTGTTGAGGAAAAAGCCTGCAACTGCCTCCTGCTCAAAGTCAACCAGATTGGATCAGTTACTGAAGCCATTCAAGC CTGTAAGTTGGCCCAGGAGAATGGCTGGGGAGTGATGGTGAGTCACCGATCTGGGGAGACTGAAGACACCTTCATTGCTGACCTGGTTGTGGGCCTGTGTACTGGGCAG ATAAAGACAGGAGCCCCCTGCAGGTCTGAGCGACTGGCCAAATACAACCAGCTCATGAG GATTGAGGAAGAGCTTGGGGATGAAGCTCGCTTCGCTGGACACAACTTTCGTAACCCAAGTGTCCTTTGA